Below is a window of Salvelinus alpinus chromosome 5, SLU_Salpinus.1, whole genome shotgun sequence DNA.
TcacttaaatgtttttttatttaaagaGATGGGTGTATGTCTTTCTTATGATACCCCCAGAAATAAATGATAAACAGCAATTCCAAAACACTACACATTGAACTACTAAAAAAAACATAAACtattacagtagaaaaaaagtgtAATATTAATAGACATAAATATTAACTTAATACACATAAgtaaaatcaaataaaacatgACTGTCCTTGAGAGGGTGTATGTTTATGAGATACTACATAATATGAACACCCACTCAAACATAACCAAATACTATACTAGGGAAGTGGAGTCCAAGTGCTTTGCAAGCAAAGAGCTTTTGTTAGATACAGTACAAACACCCAGTCATTGCAAACACCTCCCAGTCCTTTTCAACATAAAACCAACATTAAAATACTGTACATGCTGATCGCTGGGCTCAACCCAACGCTTATGGAATGGAGACAGATAATGGTGGCTGTGTTCAGGCTCTGGCGTTATTCCAATTTGACAACTCAACCCCTTTGTTCATGCAGTTCAATGATCCGTTTGGAATGCAGCCGCTGTCTTACATTGACTCTGATCCAGCAGATTGTCTTGTGGTTAATGTTATAGTGGGGTAGGGTCACATACGCACTGATGTAACATGGCAACATTCAGACAGCAAGCCACCAATGTAAAATCCCCTCTAAATGAACTGAAAAATGTTAATTGGAGTGGCTATATACATTCCTATTGAACCTTGTGTGCAAAGTAAATGTCCAACATTCTGTGAGCTGCATGTGGAGCTGGAAGGCACTGAGCTGGACTGATTATCAGTCTATTCACTTTGGAGACATTGTGTTCTTAGTTTTTTCTGACCTTACTGCATCCTACCTCTAAGCACAAGAGTTAAACAATGCTTACACAGAATGTACTGGAGTACTGGCGGATCCTTTTGTGCGTTAAGTGCTTGTCCGTTCCTTGGTTAAGGCATTCATCGCGATTGATGGACAGGAGTCTGATGATGGAGTCAGATGAATTCTCTCACAagttctctccaggtgtgtgtatgtgcatgtgtttgtgtgtttgtttactgGCTAGTTTCCTGTTTCTTGCTGCTGATCCAGTCAGTGTATTGTGTAACACGTGTGTACACCCCGGGTGTGTCTTTCTTCCCACAGCCATCTCCCCAGCTGATCAGCCCCATCAGAGTCATCCTCCCATCCTTGGGACAGACAAGAGGACCACCAGAGTCCCcctgcagaggagaggaggtgacgAGGGACATGGGTCAGTTGTGGTTCAGTCATGGTCCAGCAGTAGGCATACAGTTCCATTTGATAAAGATTAGCAGTAGTACTAACATCCAACATGACACATACTTGTTTCAACCATACCAGCTAACTAGCTATTTAAGTGCTGAGTGTTGCAGAGAGTGCATACTacatgccaaatggcaccctattccctacatatatagtgcactactatggacaaatgcactatatagggaatagagtgccatttgggatgcagacagagaGTGTTAGGAGAGGGAAGAAAAAGAGCCCTCACCTTGCAGGCATCGTCCAGACCCCGGGTGTCCCCGGCACATAGCATGTTGGAGGTGACCACACGTCCAGATAAGACATTAGGGACACAGCGGTCCTGAGGCCACAACCTCACGTGACCCCTCTTCACCCGCTCAGAGTACATCGCATCAACtatggggagaggggagggtaTTAGATTCATTCCTCAATGCACCTATAGCCTATAGAACATTGTTACATCTCTAGACACCATAAAAAAAAATAGCAAGGGTTATCGTCAGAAGATACTGTATTAAATGTATGCATGTATTCCCTTAGGTCAGTGTTTCTTAATCCTGTAAAGGTTTAGTTTTTGCCATAGCTAGCACTAGACACCTGATTCCTCttatcaactcatcatcaaccCTTTGATTAGTGGAATCAGGAGTGTAATGCTCGGGCAAAAATAAAAATGTCCCCCCTTTTGGGTCCCTAGGAACAGGATTAAGAAACACTGCCTTAGGTATTTTAAAATGATTTTGTGTGATTTAAGCTACAGAAAATAAACCATTGAACCAGTTTAAAAAAGAGATGAAGAATTCCAAGAAAGGATGATGTTTGTCTTACACTCCTTCTCCTTGCCGTAGCCGGAGATCTCACACTCGGTCCAGTCGGGCAGTACCAGCCCTGGGTCAGGCAGACAGGCGGGTAGGACCTCCGGCGAGTTCACAGCACACAGGCCAATATCACTCTTCAACTTCATCAAgactgagggaggaagaggatgaggagagggcaccgaggaggaggagggccgGGAGAGAATGAGTGATTGTGCTATACTATGGTTTTAATGGCTCTTCATATATGCTACATAGTCATGTCATAGCCATGTCATAACCATTAGTCATGGTTATTATTAAGGATTGACGTGTCAGTGCTTAAAGGCCCAAATGCAGACGTTttcatatcaaatcatttctgggtgacAATTAATTCGTAATAGTTTTCTATTAAAAACTATTTCTCATGcgagaatttagctaggactgtctgggagtggtctgagtggggaggggaaatcttaaaactagctgttattggcagagaggtttggaactctctttgttatcggtctattaaccaatttaccgcctggtgtTGTCACCAGGCAAGCCAAAACTCCCGCCCATGCAAACAGGCTGATTAAAAGGTCCTATAtaaattgtattttcaaccagcaactaacAGGAAATGACACTGATACATTCTTTTCATCAGCttttgtacaatatgatacaaaacacagggaaactgaattttgactgcactgggcctttaacattGCATTGGCTCACCAATGTCGTTGTCAAAGGTTGTCTTGTTGTATTTCTCGTGGCTCCAGTACTTCTCCACCTCAAAGATCTGCTCACTGCTGGAGGAGTTCTTACGAAACGTCCTGCCTAGAACCACCTGCAGCCGCTGTGGTTTAAACCTGACGGAGACAGCAGACCACTGAGTTACAcccatgtgtgtgggtgtgcactGCGTGCGTggatgcgtgtgtatgtgtgtgaatgcgtacatgagtgtgtgtactaGACATACCCGTCGTCGAAGCAGTGTGCAGCAGAGAGGACCCAGCAGGAGTCTATAAGGACCCCTCCACACAGGAATAAGTGTGCTTTGTTTCTGGGCCGGTACACGTTTATGGCTGCCTGCCACGGCTGCTCTGTGATGTCACTCTTCCGGGCTCCTCCCAGGATACGGAAGGAGGGGAGATTGTTGTCAGCACGCTGGCCACAGGTACCTACCCGCGGGGGACGGCCTTTATATTAGATTTTGTTTTCTGGTTGTAGATAGAAAAACCTCAACATTCACgggaaggagaggtgaggagcCCAGGAGAGTGGGAGGTGTGGAGGAGGAATAGAAGGAGAGTGGGAGGTGTGGAGGAGGAATAGAAGGAGAGTGGGAGGTGTGGAGGAGGAATAGAAGGAGAGTGGGAGGTGTGGAGGAGGAATAGAAGGAGAGTGGGAGGTGTGGATGAGGAATAGAAGGAGAGTGGAAGGTGTGGAGGAGGAATAGAAGGAAAGTGGGAGGTGTGGAGGAGGAATAGAAGGAGAGTGGGGGGTGTGGAGGAGGAATAGAAGGAGAGTGGGAGGTGTGGAGGAGGAATAGAAGGAGAGTGGGGGGTGTGGATGAGGAATAGAAGGAgagtgggggggtggaggaggaatagAAGGAGAGTGGGAGGTGTGGAGGAGGAATAGAAGGAGAGTGGGAGGTGTGGAGGAGGAATAGAAGGAGAGTGGGAGGTGTGGAGGAGGAATAGAAGGAGAGTGGGAGGTGTGGAGGAGGAATAGAAGGAGAGTGGGGGGTGTGGAGGAGGAATAGAAGGAGAGTGGGAGGTGTGGATGAGGAATAGAAGGAGAGTGGGAGGTGTGGAGGAGGAGAAACGCTGTGTAGAGGTGAATTGGATGTGTTATTTTGTGGCTGTCctacctctgttgttgttgttgctggtggGAGCCCTGGGGCCTAGAGTAGTAATGGTGGTTGGTCTCCTCGCTAAAAAACAAACAACAGATACTGTTCAGTATGACATTAGATATCAAGTACTCATATAGTGTGACTACAGTTGCAAGTGTACTTAATTTAACCTCCTACACATTTCACTCACTACAATCCTGACAGACATTGACTCATTGTCTTCTTAGTTATCATGTATATTACAGTAAGCTACTGtaggtaatgatgatgatggaaaTACTGGCAGAAGAGACAGTGGCCATTTGACCGGCACATGAGAGGACGATGATGCGTATTGTGGCCGATATTATTGGAATGTAGTCATGGTAACAGGGTAACGGGGACACTCACGGCATTTGGTAATATCGCAGAGTTCCCAGGTCAGCTTCATGTTCTTGTAGACGTGACACCAGGGGCCGAGATCACCGTCTGGGTTCCTGTAAGAGAGCCAGAGGAGAGTGCATAagtgagtgtttgtgtatatcagtggaggctgcgagattaatgtgcaagtagagatactggagtgcaaaggagcaagataaataaataaatacagtatggggatgaggtagttggatgggctgtgtacagatgggctatgtacaagtGCAGTGACCTTGAGGATGGAAACCATCCactcattccgctccagccattaccatgagcccgtcctccccaattaaggtgccaccaacctcctgtggtgtataTGTGCGTAAGAAAGAGAGTTTGTGTACGTTTATGATCCTACCTGCAGAAGTTGTGACTCCCCAGCCCCAGCTGTCTGGCGTCAGACCTCCATGCGTTGTAGAACTTGCGGGTGATGAGGGGTGAGTCCCAGGGAAGACAGCTGGAGCCCCTCTTAGTGACGGCCTCCGTCCCCCTGTACGTCTGCCCTGAGCCCTGCACACACTCCACTGGCCTCTGGTCTGGAAAAACACACAGGGTGAGGCGCAGATGAACCTCAGATTTTATTTAATCTGTGGACCAAATAACGTTAGTCAGTAAAGCAACCTGGGTGCCAATCTGTTTTTGATTTAACCTACTTGTCATAGTTTGGCAAGGCAACAATGTAACCAAATACCAGTACACTATAATGGTATCATAGTTAATCATGTTATTACCTGCTGAGCAGCTGGAGAGAGTACAGAACTCCCAGTCTATTTGGTTTCCCTTGTAGACATAACACCATGGCTTAGTATCATTGTCTGgattcctgagagagagagaacaggggagggGAAAATTGATCTAGAGGGCttgattgttgtgtgtgtgtgtgtgtgtgtgtctgtgcattcgTGCGTGTACCTGCAGAAGTTGTGGTTGCCCAGCCCCAGGCTGTTAGCCTCTGGTTTCTTGGCGGTGAACTTCTTCCCTCTGAGGGTGGTAGAGTTCCAGTTGATGCACTCTGAGCCGATCCGACTGATACTCCACGTACCACGGTACCCTTTACCCTGGCCCACCACACACTTCTCATTGgtgtctgtggagagagagagaaattagtcTATACAATCCAGCCATCCAAACACAtaggttatgtcccaaatggcaccccatttcctttatagtgcactacttttgaccagggcactaaggattctggtccaaagtagagcactatgtcgggaatagggtgccattttggacaccgTCATTGGTATCTATGAGGAACCACATCATAACAACCATGTTGATCTgatagtctctctgtgtgtctgtctagctgtcgTCCTTTATGGCATCCTCCTGTCGTCCTGCATCATGGTTACATGACTAAGGACTCACTCACACATCTCTTCTGTGTTTTGGCACCCTGATCTTATGGTATCCATGAAATGACACACGCATGAGTATTGATTAAACTAATTTAGAGAGCATATTGGTCTGGTTAGGCTCACTCAGAGTCATATGTGGAGAGTTTGGCCGCTGTGGTTTCAACAAATGACCATTGGTGAATGATGACGCTGATAGATTGCGTCACATGATATGACTCTGGGCTCACTCATTTGGCTGTGAACGCACTCATTAAACTGTCAGCATGTTATTTGGAACTGACATGTTGAGTGGGTAGGGTATCTACAACGGCCTCCAAACGGAATAAAACAAACTGATTTATGTCAGCAAACCGCTGGGTTCAGATTTTCTCCCGGCTGGCCCACAGACCACAACTCCATAACCGCTATGAGTCATTGTAGCAGGATTGCATTCTACCATGTCCTGCGTGTCTACTGGTCAAATGATGATGGTAACCAGGATTACTACTAGATAGTACTAGATAAGACTCAATAGCAGTGCAGCAGGGCACAGCCAAATTAGCCCGGGGCTAAGGTTGTGTTATTCCACTTATAGTGGCGCTATATCGTGCTAAATGAACCT
It encodes the following:
- the LOC139576616 gene encoding tissue-type plasminogen activator-like, with amino-acid sequence MARILGLLLFLSALCCSLADKIELRRAKRGTRYYRARCLDGQSAAVRGYGDTWMRWRGQRVEYCRCASQGRERCHYVPVITCYQSRCYNGGTCKEAVYSSDYLCQCPPGFTGAQCEINTNEKCVVGQGKGYRGTWSISRIGSECINWNSTTLRGKKFTAKKPEANSLGLGNHNFCRNPDNDTKPWCYVYKGNQIDWEFCTLSSCSADQRPVECVQGSGQTYRGTEAVTKRGSSCLPWDSPLITRKFYNAWRSDARQLGLGSHNFCRNPDGDLGPWCHVYKNMKLTWELCDITKCPRRPTTITTLGPRAPTSNNNNRGTCGQRADNNLPSFRILGGARKSDITEQPWQAAINVYRPRNKAHLFLCGGVLIDSCWVLSAAHCFDDGFKPQRLQVVLGRTFRKNSSSSEQIFEVEKYWSHEKYNKTTFDNDIVLMKLKSDIGLCAVNSPEVLPACLPDPGLVLPDWTECEISGYGKEKEFDAMYSERVKRGHVRLWPQDRCVPNVLSGRVVTSNMLCAGDTRGLDDACKGDSGGPLVCPKDGRMTLMGLISWGDGCGKKDTPGVYTRVTQYTDWISSKKQETSQ